The genomic DNA GATTTCTATCGAGTGCATCCGATCCTTAACCGGCAATGGCTTCCAAACGTCAATACAATCAATCACTAAACCGTGAATTTACTGTCCTCAAGCACATTCCAGCTTAATTCTTTTGTCAGTCAAGCAGCGCATCGCGCTTAATTCCCAAACTTAATTGGCACTTGGAAGAGAACTAAATGGATGACAAATCCCAAAATAATCGCGATGGTTGAGCCTAGGCGGATGACCGTTGCGTCGTTGGGGTTGCCACGCAGTAAACCGGGATGTTTTACTAACTTTTCGGCCCCATTGCGATACCAAATCCAATAGAGATAAAATCCCATTACAGCCCAGAGTGAAATCCACCAAGCAAGCACGGCTTGATTCCCGGATCGAGGATTAAAATAAGCGGCAAGGCTGTCTGTCTGTCCGGTTTCTAAACCAATACCCATGATGATCCAGGGAATGCTCATGATCACGATAAACCCTCGAATCAAGCGAATATAGCCCGATCGAAGTTCTGGGTTTTGGCGAATCCGCGATTGCGCTCGTCCCCAGAAAATCGCGCTATTCAGGAAATTGGTAAACAGTGATAGGAGCCAAAAGTAGTTGAATAGTTTGTCCATCAGGCTGAGTTCTCCACTCCGTATATCGTTTAGATACGCCGCTGCCGTGGGAGATTATGCAGTGATACCCGATCGACCATGCATGAATCATCATTTTGACGTCACATAAGCACTAACACAACCGTATTAGAATTGCGGGTTAACGATCGGGATGGACATAATCGACAAAATAAAATTGTGGCTCTAGGCGATATTTCAACCAACCATAGAGCCCTAATCCTGCTAAGCCGGTGATGATAAACGGCAATCCGACATGCAATCGGAGGGAATCAGGCAATACAGCCGTGATCGCTAATGCCAGAATGAAGTAAATTTGCAATCCCAGCTGAGTGCGTTGGATATACTTCAGTGCTTGACTACAACTACTGCAAATCTTGGTATGTTGGTGATAGCGATCGAGGATCGTCGCACGATCGGCCGCACTAGAATAGGACAAGTCGGTGAGTTTACCCCACGGTAATTCCGATGGGCCATCCCGGTCGAGCCAGCGGCGGAATTCGACCACCATGCGATCGGCTTGGGTCGGCATTTTGTAAGCGGTTTGCCAGCTTTCAGACCGCGCTTGAAGGCAGCGCTCTTGGTTGTGCAGTAATATCATATCGCCGTCGAGCACAGGATTACGTTCATTAATATGGTTCCACCAACGCGGTATCCAGTGGTGTAATCGCTGGGCAAAGTTTCGACTAAACTGGGCAACGATGCGTGACTTGCCAGGGCTGACGGGAATGCAGTAGGTAATTAATCCTAGCTTTTTGTGATCTGACCCAAACTGCATTTCGTACTCCAAATGGCAAGGTGGAGTGAACGTGATGGTGGATTGGAATATGCCATTGCTGACAATTTTGATGCGTTTGGCATCTGATTCCACGACTTTCATGGGGACGGGTTTGGCCCGGTCCCGATTGCCTTGAACGCCGTGGTGGGCGAAGGGAACGTGAGATGGGTCTGCGACATTCTCGACGAGGGTTTGCCAATCGTAGGCAAGATCGCGCACCATCGAGGAATAGACAACTTCGGAGCTGCTGTCGAGTTGTGGAGAAAGCGGAAGTGGCTGAGTTGTAGCAAGATTTTTTGATGTTGCATCAGGCCAAACCCAGAGCAATCCGTTGGCCGTTTGGGTCGGCAGTGATGTGACGCAGAAATTATCTTTTTGGGTTTGAAGAATTTTATCATCTTCGGCTTGGGGGATGCGGCTGCAAGCGCCTGCATCATCGAACTGCCAGCCGTGATAGCTACACATAAGGTGGCCGGTCTTGTCATCAATGCGGCCTTCACTTAAGGGCGCGAGCCGGTGGGGACATTGATCGATAAAGACGCGAAACGTCTCGGAATTCGGAGGCTTCCAGACCACAAGTTGTTGCCCCAGTATCATTACTGCACTGGGTCGATCGGATTTAAGATCGGTGATCGGCGCGATTGGATACCAGTGCTGAAAAAAGTCAAATTTGTTGGAGTTCATAGCGCAGTGATCGACGAATCGGCTGAGTTGCTAAACAGTTGATCGTACGATCAACTGTTTAGCTTGACTAACAATGGCTTTGAAGGGTCTGTTTCGCCTCGATTGACTGGCAATTTTGTAGACGATATCAAAATTCTATCGCAATCGGCTGCCCGACTTTTGCTGTAACCCAATTCGACTTAACGTTCCAGATCAGATAATCAAGATTCGAGAGAAAATCGCTCTACTCCCGCATGTTCAATTTCTTTAGCCTGCTACAGCATCTTGTTAAAGACTATCTCCTGACGGCGTTGATAGATGGAGGATCTCACACTGCTGTATACCGAGCGGTCTCCACCGTAAATTAATCCCCCAATCGGGTACATAGGGCGAGAAGGTGACAGTGGGCAGTCTGTACTGATTTAATCGTAGGCAGTCACCTA from Romeriopsis navalis LEGE 11480 includes the following:
- a CDS encoding aromatic ring-hydroxylating dioxygenase subunit alpha, with the protein product MNSNKFDFFQHWYPIAPITDLKSDRPSAVMILGQQLVVWKPPNSETFRVFIDQCPHRLAPLSEGRIDDKTGHLMCSYHGWQFDDAGACSRIPQAEDDKILQTQKDNFCVTSLPTQTANGLLWVWPDATSKNLATTQPLPLSPQLDSSSEVVYSSMVRDLAYDWQTLVENVADPSHVPFAHHGVQGNRDRAKPVPMKVVESDAKRIKIVSNGIFQSTITFTPPCHLEYEMQFGSDHKKLGLITYCIPVSPGKSRIVAQFSRNFAQRLHHWIPRWWNHINERNPVLDGDMILLHNQERCLQARSESWQTAYKMPTQADRMVVEFRRWLDRDGPSELPWGKLTDLSYSSAADRATILDRYHQHTKICSSCSQALKYIQRTQLGLQIYFILALAITAVLPDSLRLHVGLPFIITGLAGLGLYGWLKYRLEPQFYFVDYVHPDR